From the genome of Geminocystis herdmanii PCC 6308, one region includes:
- the moaA gene encoding GTP 3',8-cyclase MoaA yields MNKVDYLRISLIDKCNFRCQYCMPNDAELSYILKQELLTKNELLTLLKQVFIPLDFTKFRLTGGEPLLRQDITEIITEIVTLPETKDLSLTTNGYLLEEKAESLFLAGLKRINISLDSLNANTFDRIIGNNGKSRWQKTWHGILKAYEVGFNPLKLNVVIIPDINHHEILDLAELTINKNWHVRFIEFMPIGNSQLFGEKAWIPSVEIKEKIKHKWGLQEANITGNGPAEVFKIPDSQGTLGFISQMSECFCDRCNRIRLSADGWLRPCLLNETGQINLKQALREGINTAEIREKVAQLLLIKPDINFKERDSGIETYHRTMSQIGG; encoded by the coding sequence GTGAATAAAGTAGATTATCTCAGGATAAGTTTAATCGATAAGTGTAATTTTCGTTGTCAATACTGTATGCCTAATGATGCAGAATTAAGCTATATTTTAAAGCAAGAATTATTGACAAAAAATGAGTTATTAACTTTATTAAAACAAGTATTTATTCCTTTAGATTTTACTAAATTTCGTCTCACGGGAGGTGAGCCTTTATTAAGACAGGATATAACAGAAATTATCACAGAAATTGTGACTTTACCCGAAACAAAAGACTTATCTTTAACTACTAATGGTTATCTTTTAGAAGAAAAAGCAGAGTCACTTTTTTTAGCTGGTTTAAAACGTATTAATATTAGTTTAGATTCTCTTAATGCTAACACGTTCGATCGAATTATCGGTAACAATGGTAAGAGTCGTTGGCAAAAAACATGGCATGGAATCTTAAAGGCTTATGAAGTAGGATTTAACCCCTTAAAATTAAATGTAGTCATTATTCCAGATATTAATCATCATGAAATTTTAGACTTAGCAGAGTTAACCATTAACAAAAATTGGCACGTCAGATTTATCGAATTTATGCCCATTGGTAATAGTCAATTATTCGGTGAAAAAGCGTGGATTCCTTCCGTAGAAATTAAGGAAAAAATTAAGCATAAATGGGGTTTACAAGAAGCTAATATAACAGGAAATGGCCCTGCGGAAGTGTTCAAAATTCCTGATAGTCAAGGCACTTTAGGATTTATTTCTCAAATGTCTGAATGTTTTTGCGATCGATGTAATAGAATACGTTTATCTGCTGATGGTTGGTTACGCCCTTGTTTGTTAAATGAAACAGGGCAAATTAACTTAAAACAAGCCTTAAGAGAAGGTATTAACACCGCCGAAATTAGAGAAAAAGTCGCCCAATTATTATTAATAAAACCCGATATTAATTTTAAAGAAAGAGACTCAGGCATAGAAACTTATCATCGTACTATGTCTCAAATTGGAGGCTAA
- a CDS encoding DUF2237 family protein, giving the protein MTTKNVLGNPLETCCKSPMTGFFRTGCCETSAEDRGLHLVCAQVTAEFLAFSKRQGNDLITPVPMFGFQGLKPGDKWCICVARWQEALNAGFAPPIILASTHEKTLEYIPIEVLQEHSIIN; this is encoded by the coding sequence ATGACAACTAAAAATGTACTAGGAAATCCTTTAGAAACTTGTTGCAAATCTCCCATGACAGGATTTTTTCGTACAGGATGCTGTGAAACCAGTGCAGAAGATAGAGGATTACACTTAGTTTGTGCGCAAGTCACCGCAGAATTTTTAGCTTTCAGCAAAAGACAAGGTAATGATTTAATTACTCCTGTGCCAATGTTTGGTTTTCAAGGCTTGAAACCCGGAGATAAATGGTGTATATGTGTAGCTCGTTGGCAGGAAGCCTTAAACGCAGGATTCGCACCTCCCATTATTCTCGCTTCTACCCATGAAAAAACCCTTGAATATATACCGATCGAAGTTTTACAAGAACATTCTATAATTAATTGA